In Helianthus annuus cultivar XRQ/B chromosome 9, HanXRQr2.0-SUNRISE, whole genome shotgun sequence, the following are encoded in one genomic region:
- the LOC110924474 gene encoding TMV resistance protein N, giving the protein MASTSVSSIQQRFKYDVFLSFRGEDVRKTFVDHLYHALVKKGIITYKDDETIKKGERISEQLMRSIEDSRFYIIVFSKNYASSSWCLDELVKIMECQKMTEHTAYPVFFDVEPTEVRHQSGAVGEAFAKHVRGSWSSVLPLDCLCSIVESCCNKSSASLNGSTVDLENDDNVGRWRNAMKEAAGLAGLELKNTFNGHEANFIQQIVEEVSLKLHLFNSIIDDKLVGMVTPVKDVVSSLEIDSDDVRMIGIWGMGGGGKTTLARAVFDSISILFEAKCFVENVREGSKGSSLKELQKKVLQSVLNDKSIEVESVYDGKSLMKRMLCSRKVLLVLDDVDDTEQLEALAGKPTWFKPGSRIITTTRDKQVLKAHQVNFIPQVHFIHDVSLLSHEEAICLFSRYAFGRETPNQGYDELSRMVVRYANGLPTTRKLRISYPNFRPKKI; this is encoded by the exons ATGGCTTCTACTTCAGTTTCATCCATTCAACAGAGGTTCAAGTACGATGTCTTTTTGAGTTTCAGGGGTGAAGACGTCCGCAAAACCTTTGTTGATCATCTCTATCATGCTCTTGTCAAAAAAGGCATTATTACTTACAAAGACGATGAAACAATCAAGAAAGGGGAAAGGATCAGTGAGCAGCTGATGAGATCCATCGAAGACTCTAGATTTTACATAATTGTATTCTCCAAGAACTATGCATCTTCATCATGGTGCTTAGACGAGCTAGTCAAGATTATGGAGTGCCAGAAGATGACGGAGCATACTGCCTACCCCGTTTTCTTTGACGTGGAACCCACTGAAGTGCGCCACCAAAGTGGGGCAGTTGGAGAAGCCTTTGCAAAACATGTAAGAGGTAGTTGGAGCTCTGTTCTACCTCTGGACTGTCTTTGTTCTATTGTAGAATCTTGCTGCAACAAATCTTCTGCTTCGTTGAACGGATCCACAGTAGATCTG GAAAATGATGATAATGTTGGAAGGTGGAGAAATGCTATGAAGGAAGCAGCTGGCCTGGCTGGGTTGGAGTTGAAGAACACTTTCAATGG ACATGAAGCAAATTTCATTCAACAAATTGTTGAAGAGGTTTCGCTAAAGCTACATCTCTTTAATTCAATCATTGATGACAAGTTAGTAGGCATGGTGACCCCGGTAAAGGATGTAGTTTCATCATTAGAAATTGATTCCGATGATGTTCGTATGATAGGGATTTGGGGGATGGGAGGTGGTGGTAAGACGACTTTGGCAAGAGCTGTTTTTGATTCTATATCCATTTTGTTTGAAGCTAAATGTTTCGTTGAGAATGTCAGGGAAGGTTCAAAAGGCTCTAGTTTGAAAGAGTTGCAAAAAAAGGTACTTCAAAGTGTGTTAAATGATAAAAGCATCGAGGTAGAAAGTGTTTATGATGGGAAaagtctgatgaaaaggatgttGTGTAGTAGAAAGGTTCTGCTTGTTCTAGATGACGTGGATGATACAGAGCAACTTGAGGCGTTAGCTGGTAAACCTACTTGGTTTAAGCCAGGAAGTAGAATCATCACTACAACAAGGGATAAGCAAGTGTTGAAGGCACACCAAGTGAACTTTATTCCCCAAGTGCACTTTATTCATGATGTCAGCCTGTTATCGCATGAGGAAGCAATTTGCCTCTTCAGCAGGTATGCATTTGGGAGAGAGACTCCGAATCAAGGGTATGATGAGCTATCCAGGATGGTTGTACGTTATGCCAATGGTCTTcccactactagaaaactgaGAATTTCCTACCCAAATTTCCGACCAAAAAAAATTTAG